The Thermodesulfobacteriota bacterium genomic sequence TAGAAGCAGAATGTTAAAAAGGATAATCACCTGTGTTGAAGAAGGACGTCATCGAGCAAAATTGGCAAAAAGGGAACTCACCAAAGCGAATTTGCGCCTGGTGGTGAGTATTGCAAAAAAATATACCAACAGAGGCCTTCAGTTCCTGGATTTGATTCAGGAAGGAAATATTGGCCTGATGAAAGCCGTCGATAAATTTGAGTACAGACGCGGCTATAAATTCAGTACATATGCAACATGGTGGATAAGACAGGCGATTACACGGGCGATTGCCGATCAGGCAAGAACCATACGAATTCCTGTTCATATGATTGAAACGATTAATAAACTCATTCGGACATCAAGATACCTGGTCCAGGAGCAGGGACGGGAGCCGACTCCTGAAGAAATAGCTGAAAAAATGGAGATTCCACTTGAAAAGGTTCGCAAGGTTTTAAAGATTGCCAGAGAACCCATCTCTCTTGAGACCCCTATTGGTGAGGAAGAGGACAGCCATCTTGGGGATTTTATAGAAGACAAAAAAATCACCCTTCCATCGGATGCTGCGGTAAACCTGAACCTTGCTGAACAGACCAGAAAAGTGCTTGCCACCTTGACTCCGCGTGAGGAAAAAGTCCTGCGGATGCGTTTTGGTATCGGGGAAAAGGCAGACCACACCCTTGAAGAGGTGGGACAAGATTTTGCGGTTACCAGGGAACGGATCAGGCAGATTGAAGCAAAGGCATTGAGAAAACTACGGCATCCGACCCGGAGCCGGAAGCTGAAAAATTTTCTTGAAACCTGATGCTTGACATCGTTCCTATTTAAAGTTAGATAATACCTTTTCAACTGAGGGCCCATAGCTCAGCTGGCAGAGCCACCGGCTCATAACCGGTAGGTCCCTGGTTCGATCCCAGGTGGGCCCATATCTGAATACTTGCATAAGGAAGACAACCATAGACGGCTTGGTAAAAATTAATGAATCATTCTACTGTAAGAATTTATTATATGGGAATGGAAAATGGCTGAAAGTTTTCCATGAAAATACAGGAGCAAAGGCGTGGTTGGAATTATTAAATCACGCTTTTTTTATTTTTTAGATACGATTTTTTTAACATGTCTGCAACAGTAGCTGATATAATACAGGCCATGGAAACAATTGCTCCGGGCGGCCTGGCTGAGAAATGGGACAACGTCGGATTGCAGGTGGGCCGAAAAAGTTGGCCGGTAAAGAAGGTTTGGGTGTCACTTGATCCTGCTTTAGAGGTGGTTGCAAATGCCTGTCAAAATGACGCAGACCTGCTTATTACCCATCACCCATTGATATTTAAGCCTTTGCGTTCAGTCGATTTTGCTACGCCAACGGGGGCGATTATCCGTATGGCTGCAGAGCGAAAGATGGCGATTTTTTCGGCGCATACAAATTTAGACATAGTGGCCGAGGGATTAAACGATGCGCTCGCTGAACTTGTGGGACTTAAAAGAACCAATGTGCTGTGCCAAGCTGTAAAGGAAGAAAAAATCAAACTGGTCATATATGTACCTGAAGAATATGAAAAAAAAATATTGGATGTCATTTTTCAGACAAAGGCAGGAAAAATAGGTGAATATTCAGCTTGTACCTTCAGAAACAGGGGAGAAGGCACCTTCAGACCGGGATCAATGGCAACTCCGTTTATCGGGAGTCCCGGTGAAATAAGCGCTGCAAATGAAATCAGAATCGAGACGGTTGTACAAAAAGATGATCTTTCAGACGTCATTGAATCTGTAAGGTCTCATCACCCCTATGAAACCATGGCCTATGATGTATATCCCCTGTTAGCACTGAAAGGCCGCAATGGAATAGGGCGGGTCGGGGAATTCGATGAAGACATAGAATTAAAAACCCTGGCCTTAAGGATAAAAGAAAAACTACGATTAAAATATGTTAAAATATCCGGTGATCATCAATTGCCGGTTAAAAGTGCCGCCATATGCACCGGGAGCGGCTCAGACATGATGAAATATTTTCTTTCATCAGGGGCTCAGGTATATATAAGTGGTGATTTAAAGTACCATGACGCCAGAGATGCCCAGGCCGCCAACCTGGGTATTATCGACATCGGACACTATGCATCAGAATATTTAATGATTGATATGGTTGTAAAACGCCTGCAAAAGAAGCTGTCGAAAGCGGGACTAAATATTGAAGTCAAACCGTGCAGACTTGAAAATGATCCATTTACCCTCGTATAAATATTGGAATTATTGAAATGGAAAAAATTACCAAAAAACAAATAGATACCTTGTTACAACTTCAGGAAATTGAAATAAAGAGTGATGCAATCAAATCGGAAATAAATAAAGTGTCCGCCAAACTTGCTAAACTTGATAACCAGCTCAAGGCCTTTGAAAACGAAATAGATGAAGAACAAAAGGTAATCAATGATTTTAAACAAAAGTATCGGTCGTGTGAAACAGATGCACAGCTTAACCATTCTAAAGCGGAGAAAAGCCAGGAGAAACTTAAATTTGTCAAGACAAACAAAGAATACCAGTCTTCATTAAAAGAAATAGATGAAATAAAGGCAATTAATGCTAAAATTGAAGACGAAATGTTACAATATCTTGAGAAGATAGAAACATCCGAAGAAAATATCTTAATAAAAAAGGAAAAATACTCTGCTTTGGCTGAAAAGCTGAAACAGGAGAAAGATAGCATTATTCAAGAATCTGAGCAGGGAAGAAAAGAGGTGGCTCAGATTGAGAAAGAATGGAAAACGATTTCCCAAAAAATTAATCCCAAGCTGCTCGATAAATTTTCAGTGATAAAATCGAGAGTAAGCGGCAGGGCAATAGCTGCAGTGAAAAAGGCTGTATGCTTGGGATGCAATATGCAGATCCCTCCTCAGATATATAATGAGCTTCAGCGTACCGAAAGGTTGGAGTTTTGTCCCCACTGTCAAAGGATTATATACTGGGAAAAAGACTAATCCGGTCGGAGCAGTCCAGACGATCGCTGGGTCATTTATAAGATCCAGAGGAAAGTCCGAACACCGCAGGGCAGGGTGCTCCATAACGTGGAGTCGTGGCAACGCGAAGGAAAGTGCAACAGAAAGTATACCGCCTCGCAGTTATGCGGGGTAAGGGTGAAAAGGTGCGGTAAGAGCGCACCAGTTTCCCGGGTGACCGGGAAAGCTTGGTAAACCCCACCCGGTGCAAGACCAAATAGGGAAGTGTTTGAGGATGACCCGTCCGAGCTTCCGGGTAGGTCGCAGGAGATTTCGGGTAACCGGCGTCCACAGATGAATGATCGTTACCCGATTTGGGGTAACCCGGACCGGGCACAGAATTCGGCTTACGGGCTGCTCCGGCCGATTATTTAAAAATGAAAAATAACAATAAACTATGCAGCATTTCTTTTGCTGAAAAAGTAAGAATTTTTACCCGCGATTATTTGAAATATTGCATATTCATTTCCACTAAAGGCTCACAAAATAATGTATCGAATAAAAAGCTGTATTCTTCACTGATATCAACCTCTCAACTTCTGGAAGACTTTCTAGATTTTCATGGTGCCAAAAACAATAAAGACTGGTATTTTTTCAGAGAGCTGACAGCCACCGTCAGGCATTTAAGCCTTGGATGCTATTCCCAGAAACATATTTTAAACCGTCTGCATTTTTATAAACTGAAGGATTGGGAGAAATTTAAATCAGAAGGGGAAGCCAATTTTGATTTTTTAGTAAAGTCCTTGATTAAAGTCGCACCGGTTATAATCGAAGAAGCAAAA encodes the following:
- a CDS encoding Nif3-like dinuclear metal center hexameric protein; its protein translation is MSATVADIIQAMETIAPGGLAEKWDNVGLQVGRKSWPVKKVWVSLDPALEVVANACQNDADLLITHHPLIFKPLRSVDFATPTGAIIRMAAERKMAIFSAHTNLDIVAEGLNDALAELVGLKRTNVLCQAVKEEKIKLVIYVPEEYEKKILDVIFQTKAGKIGEYSACTFRNRGEGTFRPGSMATPFIGSPGEISAANEIRIETVVQKDDLSDVIESVRSHHPYETMAYDVYPLLALKGRNGIGRVGEFDEDIELKTLALRIKEKLRLKYVKISGDHQLPVKSAAICTGSGSDMMKYFLSSGAQVYISGDLKYHDARDAQAANLGIIDIGHYASEYLMIDMVVKRLQKKLSKAGLNIEVKPCRLENDPFTLV
- a CDS encoding C4-type zinc ribbon domain-containing protein, producing MEKITKKQIDTLLQLQEIEIKSDAIKSEINKVSAKLAKLDNQLKAFENEIDEEQKVINDFKQKYRSCETDAQLNHSKAEKSQEKLKFVKTNKEYQSSLKEIDEIKAINAKIEDEMLQYLEKIETSEENILIKKEKYSALAEKLKQEKDSIIQESEQGRKEVAQIEKEWKTISQKINPKLLDKFSVIKSRVSGRAIAAVKKAVCLGCNMQIPPQIYNELQRTERLEFCPHCQRIIYWEKD